A region of Fimbriimonadaceae bacterium DNA encodes the following proteins:
- the carA gene encoding Carbamoyl-phosphate synthase small chain yields the protein MTGYQEVLTDPSYAGQLVAMTYPLIGNYGINDDDFESSRLQPAGYIVREACEEPSNWRSGANLNEFLRDRGMVGIQGIDTRDLTKRIRSEGVTMASISTEGIESAHAALDAAPTYDETDFVMTVTTKVPYAWGPAGMEPIEGDATGYRKRIVVLDCGLKFNILRRFAALGVRCIVLPATAGADEILAWNPDGVVLSPGPGDPQRLGPVIATVRQLLGQKPIFGICLGNQMLCHAVGGSTYKLKYGHRGSNHPVKDLEDGTVTITSQNHGYAVDPDSLSGTGAEVTQVNLNDGTVEGIRIPELRASSIQYHPEAAPGPWDSRKYFSRFVDLL from the coding sequence ATGACCGGCTATCAGGAAGTGCTGACAGATCCCAGCTACGCCGGCCAGCTGGTGGCCATGACCTACCCGTTGATTGGTAACTACGGCATCAACGACGACGACTTCGAATCGTCCCGACTGCAGCCCGCCGGTTACATCGTTCGAGAGGCTTGCGAGGAGCCGAGCAACTGGCGGAGCGGAGCGAACCTTAACGAATTCCTGAGGGATCGCGGCATGGTGGGCATCCAGGGGATCGACACCCGCGATCTTACCAAGCGAATTCGGTCGGAAGGCGTTACCATGGCCTCCATTTCGACCGAAGGTATCGAATCCGCTCATGCCGCTCTCGATGCCGCCCCGACCTACGACGAGACCGACTTCGTCATGACCGTGACGACGAAAGTGCCCTATGCTTGGGGGCCAGCGGGTATGGAGCCGATCGAGGGCGATGCGACCGGATATCGCAAGCGCATTGTCGTTCTCGACTGCGGCCTGAAATTCAACATTCTTCGGCGGTTTGCCGCGCTCGGTGTTCGCTGCATCGTTTTGCCGGCAACCGCGGGCGCCGACGAGATTCTCGCCTGGAACCCGGACGGCGTCGTGCTGAGTCCCGGACCCGGCGATCCACAGAGGTTGGGTCCAGTCATCGCAACGGTCCGCCAGCTCCTTGGCCAGAAGCCCATTTTTGGAATCTGCCTTGGCAACCAAATGCTATGTCATGCGGTTGGCGGATCGACCTACAAGCTCAAGTACGGCCACCGCGGGAGCAACCATCCGGTGAAGGACCTTGAGGACGGAACCGTCACCATCACTTCCCAAAACCACGGTTATGCGGTCGATCCGGACTCGCTGAGTGGAACCGGCGCGGAAGTCACGCAGGTGAATCTCAACGACGGCACCGTTGAGGGCATCCGGATTCCCGAGCTTCGCGCAAGCAGCATCCAATACCATCCCGAAGCCGCTCCCGGTCCCTGGGATAGCCGCAAATACTTCTCTCGGTTTGTCGACCTGCTCTAA
- the desV_3 gene encoding dTDP-3-amino-3,4,6-trideoxy-alpha-D-glucose transaminase gives MRVPFVDTKSQYEDLKSELDSVVLDILASGAYVVGKHNRAFEEAMAARHGVKHAIAVNSGTDAQRIAMQAADIGPGDEVITSAFTFVASVETILQLGATPVFVDIDPMTFNLDPEQVEAAITSRTKAVVPIHLYGQLADMVRINDIANRHGLLVIEDAAQAIDSHHRGVFAGNFGIAASLSFYVTKNLGAAGDGGMILTNDPEIDRRSRSLRIHGMGRERYYYDEVGYTSRLDELQAAILNTKLTKLADWNDRRSRLASIYDNRLRDCPITLPKTLAGNNHTYHQYTVRCDRRDGLQQFLKEREVDSMIYYPVPIHFHEPYKAYGGGPGSLPETERAALEVLSLPIQAHLADDQVEFAAQSITEYLAVVGAS, from the coding sequence GTGCGGGTCCCCTTTGTCGACACCAAATCACAGTACGAAGACCTCAAGTCAGAGCTGGATTCGGTGGTCCTTGATATTCTTGCCAGCGGCGCGTATGTCGTCGGCAAACACAACCGTGCTTTTGAGGAGGCGATGGCGGCACGGCATGGAGTCAAGCACGCAATCGCCGTCAATAGCGGGACGGACGCTCAGCGAATCGCGATGCAGGCTGCGGACATCGGGCCGGGCGACGAGGTTATCACTTCGGCTTTCACTTTCGTCGCCAGCGTAGAGACCATCCTGCAGCTTGGGGCGACCCCGGTTTTCGTCGACATCGACCCCATGACCTTCAATCTGGACCCAGAGCAGGTCGAGGCGGCCATCACCTCGCGGACAAAGGCAGTTGTTCCGATCCACCTTTATGGCCAGCTCGCGGACATGGTTCGAATCAACGACATCGCCAACCGGCACGGCTTGTTGGTTATCGAGGACGCCGCCCAGGCGATCGATTCGCATCATCGCGGCGTGTTTGCCGGCAATTTTGGAATCGCCGCAAGTCTCAGCTTCTACGTGACAAAGAACCTCGGGGCCGCGGGCGATGGCGGGATGATCCTGACCAACGATCCCGAAATCGACCGGCGGTCTCGTTCCCTTCGGATTCACGGCATGGGGCGCGAGCGCTACTACTACGACGAGGTGGGATATACGAGCCGCCTCGATGAGCTTCAGGCAGCGATCCTCAACACCAAGCTCACGAAATTGGCCGATTGGAACGATCGTCGCAGCCGGCTAGCCTCAATTTACGATAATCGCTTGCGAGACTGTCCGATCACCCTGCCCAAGACCCTCGCGGGAAACAACCACACTTACCACCAGTACACGGTGCGGTGCGATCGTCGGGACGGGCTGCAGCAGTTCCTGAAGGAACGCGAGGTGGACTCGATGATCTACTATCCGGTGCCGATCCACTTCCACGAGCCCTACAAGGCCTATGGCGGGGGACCGGGCTCGCTTCCAGAAACCGAAAGGGCAGCTCTCGAAGTCCTGAGCCTGCCGATTCAGGCGCACCTGGCCGACGACCAGGTTGAGTTTGCCGCGCAGTCGATCACCGAGTATCTCGCCGTGGTCGGCGCGAGTTAG
- the speE_2 gene encoding Polyamine aminopropyltransferase: MAEPLFLPFPIRSDKFSCQVRIERHLAHVQTPFQVIDIYDTECFGKMLFLDGHIQLAELDEHAYHEALVHIPALSIAGLHSALVVGGGDGGVLRELCRHRTIDRIDIVEIDQAVISTSLELLPGLSAGAFSDPRVNLIVGDAFDFVRSSTSSYDLIVLDATDTYEEAEGELSEQLWTSDFYQDCINRLSDKGFVVTQADNLVFCPYSLNAILRVFSAVFPACGFYQALVPSFGGFSGYAWASNGSRPQESMPAHDLALRYLNDVTWKLAFTSLGFDVESEG, encoded by the coding sequence ATGGCCGAACCCCTCTTCTTGCCCTTCCCGATACGAAGCGACAAGTTCTCTTGCCAGGTTCGGATCGAGCGGCATCTGGCCCACGTACAGACTCCCTTTCAAGTCATCGACATCTATGACACGGAGTGCTTTGGCAAGATGCTGTTCCTCGATGGACACATTCAGCTTGCGGAGCTCGACGAGCATGCCTACCACGAGGCACTCGTCCACATTCCCGCCCTTTCGATCGCCGGACTCCATTCGGCGCTGGTGGTTGGCGGCGGCGATGGAGGGGTGCTTCGGGAGCTTTGCCGACATCGTACGATCGACCGCATCGACATCGTCGAAATCGACCAAGCGGTGATCAGCACGTCCCTCGAGCTCCTGCCCGGACTCAGCGCCGGGGCCTTCAGCGACCCTCGAGTCAACCTCATCGTTGGAGACGCCTTCGATTTCGTCAGGTCGTCCACCAGCTCTTACGACCTCATCGTTCTGGACGCGACCGATACCTACGAGGAGGCAGAGGGCGAGCTAAGTGAGCAGCTCTGGACAAGCGACTTCTACCAAGACTGCATCAACCGGCTCTCGGACAAGGGCTTTGTCGTTACGCAGGCCGACAATCTGGTCTTCTGCCCCTACTCGTTGAATGCAATTCTCCGAGTGTTCTCGGCCGTCTTTCCAGCGTGCGGCTTCTACCAAGCCTTGGTGCCGAGCTTCGGAGGCTTTAGCGGCTACGCCTGGGCGAGCAATGGCTCCCGCCCCCAGGAATCGATGCCGGCACACGACCTTGCCCTTCGTTATCTGAATGACGTCACGTGGAAACTAGCATTCACCAGCCTCGGTTTCGATGTCGAATCGGAGGGCTAG
- the recX gene encoding Regulatory protein RecX, whose amino-acid sequence MEMLARRERLEAEIRTALERREFEPAVVESVVAELRAKGYLNDDRAIRNAVDYSAIERQEGPLKIHAKLLSRGAAEEAITDALATITSEEQLAFAVGLLEKRRNWKDPAQAARFLAAKGYDEETVEAALALRFDIETEAGEC is encoded by the coding sequence ATGGAAATGCTCGCCAGGCGCGAGCGGCTTGAAGCAGAAATACGCACCGCACTGGAGCGTCGGGAATTTGAGCCTGCGGTAGTCGAGAGCGTCGTGGCCGAACTGCGAGCAAAGGGCTACCTTAACGATGACCGAGCTATCCGGAACGCGGTCGACTATTCGGCCATCGAACGGCAGGAAGGCCCCCTGAAGATCCATGCCAAGCTGCTGAGCCGGGGCGCGGCCGAGGAGGCGATAACGGACGCTCTTGCGACCATAACGAGCGAAGAACAGCTTGCCTTTGCCGTCGGTCTACTCGAGAAGAGGCGTAACTGGAAAGATCCCGCGCAAGCGGCTCGATTTTTGGCTGCCAAAGGCTACGACGAAGAGACGGTCGAGGCCGCCCTAGCCCTCCGATTCGACATCGAAACCGAGGCTGGTGAATGCTAG